A genomic window from Algoriphagus sp. Y33 includes:
- the mnmD gene encoding tRNA (5-methylaminomethyl-2-thiouridine)(34)-methyltransferase MnmD, which yields MSENLKIITTEDGSHSLYNEALKETYHSFHGAFKESIHVFMLYGLDSWAINNPNKKPLRIFEVGFGTGLNAWLTLVWAEQNQIPVLYHSIEPFPLTEDLYSQLNYGDMDDAIFHYKPYLQRLHKADWNKGIIMSEYFNMKKEKTTLQDVVLYPTDVIFYDAFAPSKQPEMWQKDVLAKVCSSLNPGGIFTTYCATGQLKRDLKELGLEVETLPGPPGKKEMTRGWKK from the coding sequence ATGAGCGAAAATCTGAAAATTATCACTACGGAAGACGGTTCGCATTCTTTATATAATGAAGCGTTGAAAGAAACCTACCACAGTTTTCATGGGGCTTTCAAAGAATCCATTCACGTATTTATGCTCTACGGTCTGGACAGTTGGGCAATAAATAATCCCAACAAAAAACCCCTACGCATATTTGAAGTTGGGTTCGGGACAGGTCTAAACGCCTGGCTTACCTTAGTCTGGGCAGAACAAAACCAGATCCCCGTACTTTACCATAGTATTGAGCCGTTTCCGCTGACTGAAGACCTCTATTCCCAGTTGAACTATGGTGATATGGACGATGCTATTTTTCATTACAAGCCTTATTTGCAGCGGTTGCATAAGGCTGACTGGAACAAGGGCATAATCATGTCCGAATATTTCAATATGAAGAAAGAGAAGACCACGCTTCAGGATGTGGTTCTTTACCCAACTGATGTGATTTTCTATGATGCTTTTGCTCCGAGTAAACAGCCTGAAATGTGGCAAAAAGACGTACTTGCCAAAGTATGTTCATCGTTGAATCCGGGTGGGATATTCACCACTTACTGCGCTACCGGCCAACTGAAAAGAGATCTGAAGGAATTGGGTTTAGAAGTGGAAACCTTACCCGGGCCTCCAGGCAAAAAAGAAATGACAAGGGGCTGGAAAAAGTAA
- a CDS encoding Clp protease ClpB has product MTFGIILLILKLFIPQFTEAGQAKLEKMVQERDMLTQQWKESERKKSGIFGNRTKKDMIETNEWLERIIQKDNLIMDELRMIGKIETTTATQTGEDYKAIAFKQEKDVQALKRALADRDKSIEKMLANRRTFEWTTVIFFLSTLGLGFVVYKKVIKA; this is encoded by the coding sequence ATGACCTTCGGAATAATTCTATTGATTTTAAAGCTATTTATCCCACAATTCACAGAAGCCGGCCAGGCTAAACTGGAAAAAATGGTTCAGGAACGAGACATGCTCACCCAGCAATGGAAAGAATCAGAACGTAAAAAATCAGGAATATTCGGTAACCGAACCAAAAAGGACATGATCGAAACGAATGAATGGCTGGAGCGGATCATTCAAAAGGACAATTTGATTATGGATGAACTCCGGATGATCGGCAAAATCGAAACTACAACTGCAACCCAAACCGGAGAGGACTACAAGGCTATTGCTTTCAAACAGGAAAAAGATGTACAAGCACTTAAAAGAGCCTTGGCAGATAGAGATAAATCCATTGAGAAGATGCTTGCCAATAGAAGAACCTTTGAATGGACTACTGTCATTTTTTTCCTAAGCACGCTAGGACTTGGATTTGTAGTCTATAAAAAAGTAATCAAAGCATGA
- a CDS encoding phosphatidate cytidylyltransferase: MRSRFSINNYSNLGQRAITALFGALIIVGGCIYSDWTYFLVFAGILGFSQMEFYKLSGLDGMLPLKSFGTFLGLMIFCLTFMVEKEHLSGKYFYLIFPIVSLTFFIKLYRKTDKKPFTGVAYTFLGLFYVAVPFSLLNLAVFSVDATYNYEIIIGCLLILWASDTGAYFAGTKFGKTKLFERVSPKKSWEGFLGGAFSAIGVAFILTRYFHVIEDWKWLVIAGIIIIAGTYGDLIESLFKRSIEIKDSGRGLPGHGGFMDRFDGLLLSAPFITAFLKIF, encoded by the coding sequence ATGAGATCACGTTTTAGTATCAACAATTACAGTAATCTGGGGCAGAGAGCCATCACGGCGTTGTTTGGAGCATTGATTATCGTTGGGGGATGTATTTATTCTGACTGGACGTATTTTCTTGTGTTTGCGGGGATTTTAGGGTTTTCCCAAATGGAGTTCTATAAACTGAGCGGACTTGATGGGATGCTTCCTCTGAAGAGTTTCGGCACCTTTCTGGGACTGATGATTTTCTGCTTGACCTTTATGGTGGAGAAGGAGCATCTGTCCGGGAAATATTTTTATCTTATCTTTCCGATAGTCTCACTTACCTTTTTTATTAAGCTTTATCGCAAAACAGACAAAAAACCCTTCACCGGAGTTGCGTATACTTTTTTGGGTCTTTTCTACGTGGCGGTGCCGTTTTCCCTGCTGAATCTTGCAGTATTTTCAGTAGATGCTACCTATAATTACGAGATTATCATTGGCTGTTTGTTGATTCTCTGGGCTAGCGATACGGGAGCCTATTTTGCGGGAACAAAATTTGGCAAGACTAAGTTATTCGAACGGGTTTCGCCTAAGAAGTCTTGGGAAGGCTTTTTAGGGGGAGCTTTTTCAGCAATAGGAGTGGCTTTCATCCTGACACGATATTTTCACGTAATAGAAGACTGGAAATGGCTGGTAATTGCAGGGATTATCATAATTGCAGGAACTTATGGAGATCTGATTGAATCCCTATTTAAGCGGTCCATTGAGATTAAAGATTCCGGGAGAGGACTTCCCGGTCACGGTGGATTTATGGACCGATTTGACGGATTGTTACTTTCGGCTCCATTTATCACTGCCTTTTTGAAAATATTCTAA
- a CDS encoding putative signal transducing protein, with translation MENWNKVFESPMQVRAEIVRSILEEHQIQAVVLNKKETVYQIFGNYEVHVQHEDMMLATNLIQNEITF, from the coding sequence ATGGAGAACTGGAACAAGGTGTTTGAAAGTCCTATGCAAGTGAGGGCTGAGATTGTCAGAAGTATTTTGGAGGAGCATCAAATTCAGGCCGTAGTGTTGAATAAAAAGGAAACAGTATATCAGATTTTTGGGAATTACGAGGTGCATGTGCAGCACGAAGATATGATGTTGGCAACTAACCTAATCCAGAATGAGATCACGTTTTAG
- a CDS encoding phosphatidylserine decarboxylase family protein, which produces MTIHREGRVLLFWLLIILVAGNYLIIYFMPDARVLSNVAVLGSIVGYLIILQFFRSPIIQLPSDESLVYAPVDGKVVVIEETFEGEYLKENRRQVSIFMSPINVHITRSPIKGIVEFFQYHPGKYLVAWHPKSSTENERTTMVVKHENGTKLLVRQIAGALARRIKWYVKPGSTLEQGGEFGFIKFGSRVDVFLPMDAEILVSLEAKTKGGRTPIARLNG; this is translated from the coding sequence ATGACTATACACAGAGAAGGAAGAGTTTTGTTGTTTTGGCTACTGATTATCTTAGTGGCCGGTAATTACCTGATCATCTACTTTATGCCGGATGCCAGGGTGCTTTCCAATGTTGCCGTTTTGGGGAGTATTGTGGGCTATCTGATAATCCTCCAGTTTTTCAGAAGTCCGATTATCCAGTTACCATCTGATGAAAGTCTGGTGTATGCTCCGGTAGATGGTAAAGTAGTAGTCATTGAAGAGACATTTGAAGGGGAGTATCTGAAAGAAAACCGCAGGCAAGTGTCGATTTTCATGTCGCCAATCAACGTGCATATCACCAGATCTCCGATCAAAGGCATAGTAGAATTTTTTCAGTACCACCCGGGCAAATACTTGGTTGCCTGGCATCCTAAGTCAAGTACGGAGAATGAACGTACTACCATGGTGGTGAAACATGAGAATGGGACCAAACTGCTCGTAAGGCAAATAGCCGGAGCATTGGCAAGAAGAATAAAATGGTATGTGAAACCGGGATCTACACTAGAACAGGGCGGAGAATTCGGATTTATTAAGTTCGGTTCCCGCGTTGATGTGTTTCTTCCAATGGACGCTGAAATCCTTGTGTCATTAGAAGCAAAAACTAAAGGAGGAAGGACTCCGATTGCGAGATTGAATGGATAA
- the ispF gene encoding 2-C-methyl-D-erythritol 2,4-cyclodiphosphate synthase, with the protein MNKFRIGFGYDVHQLKEGYDFWLGGIKLEHEKGAVGHSDADVLIHVICDALLGAANLRDIGYHFSDQDPKFKGIDSKILLAEVMVLLREAGYEVGNLDTTICLQLPKVNPHIPTMKKCLAEVMNVSENDISIKATTTEKLGFVGREEGVSAYCSALIYSI; encoded by the coding sequence ATGAACAAATTCAGAATAGGTTTTGGCTACGATGTCCATCAACTCAAAGAAGGTTACGACTTCTGGCTGGGTGGAATCAAATTAGAACATGAAAAGGGTGCAGTCGGCCATTCCGATGCAGATGTTTTGATCCATGTCATATGTGATGCCCTCCTTGGCGCTGCCAATCTGCGTGACATAGGCTATCATTTTTCCGATCAAGATCCAAAATTCAAAGGCATAGACAGCAAAATCCTCCTTGCCGAGGTTATGGTTCTTCTTCGTGAAGCGGGATACGAAGTAGGTAACCTGGATACGACGATTTGCCTGCAATTACCAAAAGTCAATCCACATATTCCCACGATGAAAAAATGTCTGGCGGAAGTGATGAATGTCTCAGAAAATGACATTTCCATCAAAGCTACTACCACGGAAAAACTGGGATTTGTAGGCAGAGAGGAAGGAGTATCGGCTTATTGTTCAGCTTTAATTTACTCAATATGA
- a CDS encoding Glu/Leu/Phe/Val dehydrogenase, with product MAYIEPAPIKDKENPLESMMERFNIAAEKLGLSDEVYNVLKNPAKQVIVSLPITMDNGKIQVFEGTRVIHSNILGPAKGGIRFAPDVHIDEVRALAAWMTWKCAVVDIPYGGGKGGVRCNPREMSKGEIERLVRAYTMAMIDVIGPDKDIPAPDMGTGPREMAWLMDEYSKAKGMTVSSVVTGKPLVLGGSLGRTEATGRGVMVTALAAMQKLKINPFQATCAVQGFGNVGSWAARLLEERGLKIVAISDHTGAFYNEKGINIVEAIEYRDANGGNLEGFLGGEKMLDAGDLLTLEVDVLVPAAVEDVITIHNVNDIKAKLIVEGANGPTSAKADAIINEKGIMAVPDILANAGGVTVSYFEWVQNRLGYKWTADRVNRRSDRIMKDSFEVVYQASQKYDVPMRIAAYIVAIDKVAKTYTYRGGF from the coding sequence ATGGCTTACATTGAACCGGCTCCGATTAAGGATAAAGAGAATCCTTTGGAGTCAATGATGGAAAGATTCAACATTGCAGCTGAAAAGCTCGGCCTCTCAGACGAGGTGTACAATGTTCTGAAAAATCCAGCCAAACAAGTTATCGTATCCCTTCCTATCACGATGGACAATGGTAAAATCCAGGTCTTCGAAGGCACACGGGTAATCCACTCCAACATTCTAGGGCCTGCAAAAGGCGGTATCCGCTTTGCTCCTGATGTGCACATCGATGAGGTGCGTGCGCTGGCGGCTTGGATGACTTGGAAATGTGCGGTGGTGGATATTCCTTACGGAGGCGGTAAAGGCGGTGTGAGATGTAACCCCAGGGAAATGTCTAAGGGAGAAATTGAGCGGCTTGTAAGAGCTTATACGATGGCGATGATCGACGTCATCGGCCCCGACAAAGATATTCCTGCTCCGGATATGGGGACTGGTCCAAGAGAAATGGCTTGGCTTATGGATGAATATTCCAAAGCAAAAGGTATGACAGTAAGTTCGGTAGTGACAGGCAAGCCATTGGTACTAGGAGGATCTTTGGGAAGAACAGAGGCTACCGGTCGGGGCGTTATGGTTACTGCACTGGCGGCTATGCAAAAACTAAAAATCAATCCATTTCAGGCAACATGTGCTGTTCAGGGATTTGGGAATGTAGGCTCTTGGGCAGCCAGATTATTGGAAGAAAGGGGCTTGAAGATCGTGGCAATCTCCGATCATACCGGAGCTTTTTACAATGAGAAAGGAATCAATATCGTAGAAGCTATTGAATACCGCGATGCAAATGGAGGCAATCTGGAAGGTTTTTTGGGGGGAGAAAAAATGCTGGATGCGGGAGATCTTCTGACACTGGAAGTAGATGTGCTCGTACCGGCTGCGGTGGAAGATGTGATTACTATTCATAATGTGAATGATATCAAAGCAAAGCTTATCGTAGAAGGTGCCAACGGACCTACTTCGGCAAAAGCTGATGCCATTATCAATGAAAAAGGAATCATGGCTGTACCTGATATCTTGGCGAATGCTGGCGGGGTGACCGTTTCTTATTTCGAGTGGGTTCAGAACAGACTGGGATACAAGTGGACTGCTGACCGTGTCAACCGCCGATCTGATCGAATCATGAAAGACTCGTTTGAAGTGGTTTATCAGGCCTCCCAGAAATACGATGTCCCGATGAGAATAGCGGCATATATTGTTGCAATTGATAAAGTAGCGAAGACGTATACATACAGAGGGGGATTCTAA
- a CDS encoding pitrilysin family protein: MLPYQRFFLDNGLEVIVHEDHGSKIAVFNLLYKVGSRNEKPGKTGLAHFFEHLMFGSSANVPVFDRELERVGGACNAFTSPDITNYYITLPAANLETAFWLESDRMLQLTLSEKTIETQRKVVMEEYKQRYLNQPYGDVFHHLRGLAFDSHPYRWPTIGQNLDDIINYTQEDVWAFYQANYRPDNAVLVVAGAVSQAEVERLSKKWFEPIPNLSKSNLHIPVEPVQTAKRVKKIEAAVPTDALYKAYKMPAKLAQGYLEADLVTDIIGFGKSSLLEQTLVKNGKLFAAVGAYILGSVDPGLLIFSGKMESGVSAEEAENALDEVVSKFLTTEVSDYTLQKVKNQGEAMKTYESIQVLNRAMNLANYAQLGNPELYNEEFDNKSNIKGDEIMAWANRLIREENSSVLYYKSVPA; the protein is encoded by the coding sequence ATGCTACCCTACCAAAGATTTTTCCTAGACAACGGGCTTGAAGTGATCGTCCACGAGGATCATGGCAGTAAAATCGCCGTTTTCAACCTCCTTTATAAAGTCGGATCCCGAAATGAAAAACCCGGTAAAACCGGACTTGCCCACTTCTTCGAACATTTGATGTTTGGAAGCTCAGCCAATGTTCCGGTCTTTGACCGGGAACTTGAACGAGTTGGTGGTGCCTGCAATGCATTTACCAGTCCAGACATCACCAATTATTACATTACCCTTCCTGCAGCGAATCTGGAGACAGCTTTTTGGCTGGAGTCAGACCGCATGCTACAATTAACACTGAGTGAGAAAACCATAGAAACTCAGCGGAAAGTAGTGATGGAAGAGTACAAGCAACGCTACCTCAACCAGCCCTATGGCGACGTGTTCCATCACTTGCGGGGCTTGGCTTTTGACTCTCACCCCTATCGCTGGCCTACCATCGGCCAGAATCTGGATGATATAATCAACTATACACAAGAAGATGTTTGGGCCTTTTACCAGGCAAATTACCGACCTGACAATGCCGTACTGGTGGTAGCCGGTGCAGTGTCTCAAGCAGAAGTGGAGCGGCTGTCCAAGAAATGGTTTGAGCCTATCCCGAATCTTTCCAAATCTAATCTCCACATTCCGGTTGAGCCGGTTCAAACCGCCAAAAGAGTCAAAAAAATAGAGGCAGCTGTACCCACAGATGCCTTATATAAAGCCTATAAAATGCCTGCCAAATTGGCTCAGGGATATTTGGAAGCTGATTTGGTTACTGATATCATTGGCTTTGGAAAATCTTCCCTCCTGGAGCAAACCCTAGTGAAAAACGGAAAATTATTTGCAGCAGTCGGGGCATATATTCTAGGCTCTGTGGATCCGGGGTTATTGATTTTCTCCGGAAAAATGGAATCCGGTGTATCTGCAGAAGAAGCTGAAAATGCACTAGACGAAGTCGTTTCAAAATTTCTGACTACCGAGGTTTCCGATTACACGCTTCAAAAGGTAAAGAATCAAGGGGAAGCCATGAAAACTTACGAATCCATTCAAGTTCTCAACCGGGCAATGAATCTTGCGAACTATGCCCAGTTAGGAAATCCCGAGTTGTACAATGAGGAATTTGACAACAAATCAAATATAAAGGGAGATGAAATCATGGCTTGGGCAAACCGCCTGATCCGTGAAGAAAACTCCTCGGTCTTATATTATAAATCTGTACCTGCATGA
- the dusB gene encoding tRNA dihydrouridine synthase DusB: MVKIGNLELGDFPLLLAPMEDVSDPPFRAVCKQNGADLMYTEFISSEGLIRDAAKSVAKLDIFDYERPIGIQIFGNEIDSMREAAAIVEEAQPDILDINYGCPVNKVACKGAGAGILLDIDKMVSMTAEIVKAVNIPVTVKTRLGWDNDTIRIVEVAERLQDVGIQAISIHARTRKQMYKGEADWSYLNKVKENPRLHIPVFGNGDIDSPEKAQEYKDKYNVDGMMIGRASIGYPWIFNEIKHFLATGEKLALPGLEERIAVATKHLDFSVEWKGPKLGILEMRRHYTNYFRGMPNFKQYRAEMVTAESYEHVCEILEQISDVYADHVF; encoded by the coding sequence GTGGTTAAGATAGGAAACTTGGAGTTAGGGGACTTCCCCTTGTTGCTCGCACCGATGGAAGATGTCAGTGATCCGCCATTCAGGGCTGTGTGCAAGCAGAACGGAGCGGATCTGATGTACACAGAATTTATCAGTTCGGAAGGTTTGATCCGTGACGCAGCTAAGAGCGTGGCTAAACTGGATATTTTTGATTACGAGAGACCTATTGGGATTCAGATCTTTGGCAACGAGATCGATTCCATGCGAGAAGCGGCAGCTATCGTCGAAGAAGCTCAGCCAGACATTTTGGATATCAATTATGGCTGTCCGGTAAACAAAGTAGCCTGCAAAGGTGCCGGTGCCGGGATTCTTCTGGACATAGACAAGATGGTCTCCATGACTGCGGAAATCGTGAAAGCCGTAAACATCCCTGTGACAGTCAAGACACGTCTTGGGTGGGACAATGATACCATCCGCATCGTAGAAGTAGCAGAGCGGCTTCAAGACGTGGGAATCCAGGCCATCAGCATACATGCACGTACGCGAAAACAGATGTACAAGGGCGAGGCAGACTGGAGTTACCTGAATAAAGTGAAAGAGAACCCACGCCTACACATCCCTGTATTCGGAAACGGAGACATAGATTCACCTGAGAAGGCGCAAGAATACAAGGATAAATATAACGTGGATGGCATGATGATCGGCAGAGCATCTATCGGATACCCCTGGATTTTCAATGAGATCAAGCATTTTCTAGCTACCGGAGAAAAGCTTGCCCTTCCGGGATTGGAAGAAAGAATTGCCGTAGCAACGAAACACTTGGATTTTTCTGTAGAATGGAAAGGCCCAAAACTCGGGATTCTTGAAATGAGGAGACACTACACGAATTACTTCAGAGGAATGCCAAACTTCAAGCAATACCGTGCCGAAATGGTTACTGCTGAATCATACGAACATGTCTGTGAGATATTAGAGCAAATCTCTGATGTCTATGCTGATCACGTTTTTTAG
- a CDS encoding ATP-binding protein encodes MISRTTYFEQLREFIDKPQIKILTGIRRSGKSTSLLLLKEELLSRGIGVDQIVLINLESFTFSELRTAAQLHNYVADRIQKGKKTYLLLDEIQEVVEWEKAVNSFLVDFDVDIYLTGSNSHLLSSELATYLAGRYVEIPVYTLSFSEYLQFRSAYFPKEKADNKTAFLSYLRLGGFPVIHTADYSVETAYKVVYDIYSSVILRDTVQRYKIRDVELLERIVKYAFDNIGNTFSGKNVADYFKSQQRKIDINTVYNYLNALEGAFILYRASRYDIKGKEILKTQEKFYLSDVGLLYATMGYRDRMISGILENIVYLEFKRRGYTVYVGKYIDKEIDFIAEKQGQKIYAQVAYKLESEQTVEREFSTLLSVKDQYPKFVVTLDDFWKESVEGVQHIHLSDFLLHTF; translated from the coding sequence ATGATTTCAAGAACGACTTATTTCGAACAATTAAGAGAATTCATCGACAAGCCACAGATCAAAATCCTGACAGGAATAAGAAGAAGTGGCAAGTCCACCTCCCTATTGCTACTCAAGGAAGAGTTGTTGTCAAGGGGGATCGGTGTCGATCAAATCGTTTTGATCAACTTGGAAAGTTTTACTTTTTCCGAATTGCGCACAGCTGCACAGTTACACAATTATGTCGCAGACAGGATACAAAAAGGGAAGAAAACGTACTTGCTTCTGGATGAAATCCAAGAGGTGGTGGAATGGGAAAAAGCTGTCAACTCATTTTTGGTGGATTTTGATGTGGATATTTACCTCACCGGATCCAATTCCCATCTATTGTCTTCTGAGTTGGCTACCTATTTGGCTGGACGCTATGTGGAGATTCCCGTTTATACGCTTTCTTTTTCCGAATATTTACAATTTAGGTCTGCCTATTTCCCAAAAGAAAAAGCTGATAACAAAACCGCATTTCTTTCCTATTTGCGTTTGGGTGGCTTTCCTGTAATACATACCGCTGATTATTCAGTAGAAACAGCCTATAAAGTAGTGTATGATATCTATTCTTCTGTCATCCTCCGAGACACGGTACAACGCTACAAAATAAGGGATGTGGAGCTATTGGAGAGGATTGTCAAATATGCTTTTGACAATATTGGCAATACTTTTTCCGGCAAAAATGTAGCTGACTACTTCAAAAGCCAACAACGGAAAATAGATATCAATACGGTATATAATTATCTCAATGCGTTGGAGGGTGCTTTTATTTTATACCGTGCATCCCGGTATGATATCAAAGGGAAGGAAATTTTGAAGACCCAAGAGAAATTCTATTTGAGCGATGTGGGCTTACTCTACGCTACCATGGGTTATCGGGATAGAATGATTTCGGGTATTTTGGAAAACATTGTTTACTTGGAATTCAAAAGAAGAGGATACACCGTTTATGTAGGAAAATACATTGATAAAGAAATTGACTTCATAGCGGAGAAACAAGGGCAAAAAATATATGCCCAAGTGGCATATAAGCTGGAAAGCGAGCAAACAGTCGAGCGGGAATTTTCCACACTTTTGTCTGTCAAGGATCAATATCCAAAATTTGTGGTCACACTGGATGATTTTTGGAAAGAATCCGTTGAAGGCGTGCAGCATATCCATTTATCCGATTTTTTGTTGCATACTTTCTGA
- a CDS encoding CPBP family intramembrane glutamic endopeptidase — protein MEIYETDSEIAKRKNWLLSLIVIVLVTIGILLVLQSVALAVAPFLFNLSIQEILGLMTGDFSAENGRMAILFIQGIGSGIGFWVAAYVIIHYIDKVDLHWEIQLSRFNVSGGGLVLLITLGGMLFNGLLIYWNSQLIFPESMSGIESWMKEMEDQLLKFTLFLTDFQSIPELLMGVVVIGILAGIGEEMFFRGLIQPKMHQYTGNAHVGIWLTAFIFSAIHAQFYGFLPRLFLGGMFGYLYYYSGSLTYPILAHIVNNTFTILMVYASNQGMIDFDMESTDTVSYPAAIVGLLVLLAGIFYFKKINKPDGELEQGV, from the coding sequence ATGGAGATATACGAAACGGATTCAGAAATAGCTAAGCGGAAGAACTGGCTTTTGTCCTTGATAGTCATTGTTTTAGTTACAATAGGCATTTTGTTGGTTCTTCAGTCTGTTGCACTGGCAGTTGCTCCTTTTCTTTTTAATTTATCTATTCAGGAGATTTTGGGGCTGATGACGGGAGATTTTTCAGCAGAGAATGGTCGGATGGCCATACTTTTTATTCAGGGAATCGGTTCTGGAATTGGCTTTTGGGTAGCCGCTTATGTGATCATTCATTACATTGATAAAGTGGATCTTCATTGGGAAATCCAATTGTCACGGTTTAATGTCTCAGGCGGGGGCTTGGTTTTGTTAATCACTTTAGGGGGAATGCTTTTCAATGGATTGCTTATTTATTGGAATTCCCAGTTGATTTTTCCTGAATCTATGTCGGGGATAGAGTCTTGGATGAAGGAGATGGAGGATCAATTACTTAAGTTTACGCTTTTCCTGACCGATTTTCAGTCAATCCCGGAGCTTTTGATGGGGGTAGTGGTGATCGGTATACTTGCCGGAATCGGTGAGGAAATGTTTTTCCGGGGGCTGATTCAGCCCAAGATGCATCAGTACACAGGTAATGCCCATGTGGGTATTTGGTTGACTGCGTTTATCTTTTCTGCAATACATGCTCAATTCTATGGTTTTCTGCCTCGATTGTTTTTGGGTGGGATGTTTGGTTACCTTTATTACTATTCCGGTAGCCTTACCTATCCGATATTAGCCCATATTGTGAATAATACCTTTACGATATTGATGGTCTATGCTTCTAACCAAGGGATGATTGATTTTGATATGGAATCGACAGATACGGTATCTTATCCTGCGGCTATTGTAGGCTTATTGGTTCTTTTGGCAGGAATCTTTTACTTTAAGAAAATAAATAAACCCGATGGAGAACTGGAACAAGGTGTTTGA